CGGCTTCAGGCAGCGGACTCCAAGGCAGTTCCTGAATCTGGTCCCCATCCACCCATTGTCGCCGCGCAAACGGGGAACGGACGGGCCGCACCCGCTTTGTGCCCGGATCGTTGTCAGTCCGCTACTCCTCCACGCTCTCCCCCGCCAGCCGGATGTGGTTTTCAGCCAGCCACACCGGATTAAATGCCTTACTCAGGTAGTTGCTGCCGGCGTCGGGGGCTATGGCCACCACCACGGAACCGTGCGGTGCGGCGAGCGCCACCCGGACAGCCGCGGCCACCGACAGTCCCGATGACGGCCCCAATGACAGGCCCTCCTCGTTCAGCAGCCGGTGCACCGTCGTGTAAACCTCATCATTGGGAATGCGCAGGAAACGGTCCACCATGCCGCGGTCAAAAATTTTGGGCCACTCCGCCTCGGGCCAGGCATTTCCCACACCGTCCACCAGGATCCCGCCCGCATGACCGCCGCTGTAGGTGGAGCCGAACGGGTCCGCGCCGATCACTTCAACATGCCCGGCCGATTTCTCCTTCAGGTACCGTCCGCACCCGCTGATGGTGCCTCCGGTTCCGATGCCCGCCACAAAATGCGTCACCTTCCCGTCCGTCTGCCGCCAGATCTCCGGCGCCGTGCTCTGGTAGTGGGCCAGCGGGTTGTCCGGGTTGTCGAACTGCTGCGGCCGCCACGCGCCAGGGATATCCGCCGTGAACCGGGCCGCCACGGCACGCGCGTTCTCCGGGGATTCCGACGGCGCGTCCCAGTCCGTCAGCACCACCCTCGCCCCATAGCGGTGCAGGGCGGCGAGCTTCTCGCTGGAAATCGTGTCGCCCGTAACCACCACCACCGGGTGCCCCGTCAGCGCGCCGATCAGCGCCAGGCCGATTCCCGTATTCCCCGACGTACTTTCGACAATCGTGGCGCCGGGCCGCAGCACCCCGCTGCGTTCGGCGGCCCGCACCATGCTGAGCGCCGTCCGGTCCTTGATTGACCCGCCCGGGTTGTCCGACTCCAGCTTCACGTAAATGGTGCTGCCCAGCCCTTTGCTGAGGACCTCAAGCGGCGCCAGCGGCGTGTTGCCCACCTGCGCCAGCACGGCCTCCGCGTCCGCCGTAACATCCACTTCCGGAGCCGTGTGCCTGCCTGTCACGATGCTCATGATTCCCCTCCTGCAAGATCGCTGCCGTGCGGCCCATCCGGCGTCAGTTCCGGCAGCTCCGCCAGAACTGTGCGCAGTTCAGTCCGCGCCCGCTCCACGAGCGCTGCCGCGGGCAGCCGTTCGGCCAGCAGTTTCGCCAGATGCACGACGACGGCGCCAGCCCCCGTGCCGGGCGGCCGCACCTTTGCACCGGACCCGGCGGATTCGCCGGACCAGCAGGAGTCCGCTGCCTTCTTCGCTTCCGCCAGCAGATACGCGGCGGTCAGCGCCTCGATGGTGAGGAGCTTCTCAGCCGCTTCCGCTGAGCGTTCCAGCTGTTGCAGGGCCAGCGGCGCCAGGGTTGAGTGGTCTTCCACATCAGCCGACAGCGTGGGCGCCCCAAGCGTGGCGGGCGCCGCGAGGAACTTCAGTTCGGAGAGCAGCCCCGCTGCCGAATACCACAGCAGACCGGGCAGTTCCTCGGACTCCAGCGCCTCCGGGTGCCGGCCGGCGATGCCCCTTGCTGCCTCGAGGTTGCCTTGCCGGATCAGGCGCTGCGGCGGGTAGAGCTTGGCGATCCTGCGTTCGCTGCTGATGCCCACGTGGGCGAGTCCCAGACGCAGCGCCTCAAATGCCAGGGCCAGCTGCAGCGGCTGGAAGTTGCCGCCGGACACCATCAGACCGGACTCAAGATCGGTCAGCGGGTTGTCGCCACGGCCGTTGAGCTCCACCGCCAGCGCATCCTCCAGCGCCGAGACCTGCGCCCGGAACGCGCCGTGGGTCTGCGGCGCAGCCCGGAAGGACAGTGCGTCCTGCACTGAGACCTCCCGGCCGGAATCCTCCAGCCAGCCGCCCCTGAGCAGCCGCCGGACATTGGCCGCAGACACCCGCTGACCGTCCACCGCCTTGGCCGCCTGCACCGCCGGCGAAAACGGGCTGAGGTTCCCGCCGCCGTCGTACCTTGCCGTCGCTTCGAGCGACAGCGCGAGCGCGGTGTCCGCAAGGTCCGCCAGCCGGAGAAGGCGGCCCAGGATCAGGGCCCCGGCGCCGATCGAATAAGAGTTGGCGCTCACCAGCGCGAGCGCTTCACCGGGCGCCAGCACCAGAGGCCGAAGCCCGGCGTCGGCGAGCACGCGGGCACCGGAAATGAGCGCACCGCCAGGTCCCAGTGCTTGCCCTTCACCGATCACCACGGCGGCCACCGCTGCCAGCTGCGTCAGGTCTGAGGAGCCCACGGATCCGTCGCGCGGAACGGCCGGGACCACGCCCCGGTTAAGCAGCTCGACGTAAAAGCGGGCAGTTTCCGGCCTCACTCCCGAGCCGCCGCGGCTGAAGCCGATCAGCCTCGCCAGCATCACGGCCCGGACCTCGGCAGGGCCCAGCATCTCCCCTATTCCGCTGTGGTGATAGCGGACCACCTGCACCTGGTACGCCAAAAGCGACTCTTCCTCCACAGCGGTATCGCGCCCGGAGCCCAACAGGGTGTTGAGTCCGTACACTCTGTGGCCGGTGTCAATGGCGTTCTGCACCACTTCGCGGGAACGTCCGATGAGCTCAAGGGCCTCCGCGCTCAAGGCCACCCCGGCAGATGGATCCGCCGCAGCCTCAGCGACGTCACGGGCGCGGACCTGTGCCGTGCCGATCAGGAATATCTTGGGTGCGCGGACACCGGCCATGGCTAGAAGTCCAGCAGGTTCTGGCGGAAGCCGCCGTTCCCGTAACTCGTCCTCAACAGCTTGCGCCGGCGGAGCACCGGCGTCAGCCTGTCCAGCACGCCGTGCACGGTGGCAGGATCCACAAAACCGGAGAAGAGGAAGCCGTCACCGCCCACGTGGGCGCCGGTTTCCTCCAGATAGTCGGCGACTTCCTCGGCTGTGCCGATGATGCTGTCCCCCGCGCCGCCGCTGCGTGCCTGCAGGATTTCCCGCAGGGTGGAACCGGGAGGGGCGGCCTTGGCAAAGTGCTCCAGGGTGCCCCGGTTGCTGTTGGTGCTGAGCTCCGGGAGCGGTGTGTCGAGATCGAACTGTTTGAAGTCGATCACCGACAGGTAGGACATGGAGTTCAGTTGGCTGTCGATGTCCCGCTGGGTCAGTTCCTTCCGCGCAGCCCGAAGCTCGTCGGCTTCGGCGCGCGAGCCCACCACGGTGGGCTTGAGAACAAAAAGGACTTTGACGTCGTCCGGGTTCCTTCCCGCTTTGGCCGCTTCGGCCCGGATCGAATCGCGGTAGGCCTTCATGCCGTCGGCGCCGCGGGCCAGGGCGATCGCGACGTCGGCATTCCCGCCCGCAAACGCCTTGCCTCGGGGTGACGCACCGGCCTGCACCAGCACCGGCTCTTCGGGCAAGGGCGCCGTATTCAGGGGCCCGCGGACCTTGAAGAACTCGCCGTTGTGGTTGATGGGGTGCACTTTGCTGTGGTCCGCGAAGATCCCGGCCTCGGCGTCCTCCCTGATGGCGTCCGGCTCCCAGCTCCGCCAGAGCTTGCGGACCACATCCACAAACTCCTCGGCCTTTTCATAGCGGAGATCGTGCTCGATCTGCTGGTCCAGGCCGTAGTTCTGCGCGGCGAGGTCGCTGCCCGAGGTCACCACGTTCCAGCCCAGTTGCCGGTGGGAAAAGTGCTGCAACGTGGCCAGCAGCCGGGCCGCGGTGAAGGGCGGGTAGAACGACGCGCTGACAGTGGGGACGATGCCCAGATGCTCGGTGGCGGACAGCAGATACGGCACCAGTGCCAGCGGATCGTGCTTCGGCGCGAAGGACGCCTGAGCCAGCGAAACCTCGGAGGTGCCGCCGTAGGTGTCCGGCACCGTGAGTGAATCCTCGATGATGAACAGGTCAAGTCCGGACCGCTCAAACGCCCGCACCGCGTCCTGGTACAGCGCGGGTTTCTTCCAGTCGTAGCCGATCCCGTAGCCGGGCGTACCCCAGCCCTGGACCCCGAATCCGTGTCCCACAAACCATCCAAAATGCAGCATGGGACCGGATTTGGGGGTACGCGGCCTCTTCGAATCGATCACAATTGCCTGATTTCATCCGGCGTTACGGTGCTTCATCTCCCGTCATTATCCCCCCGGCCACGGCGTTTGTAACTGCAACGCGGGGTCACTTACGGCCCATTGAGGGGCTCGGGATGGGCCGTAGGTGACCCCGCGTTGGAGTCGCGTTGCAAGGATGAGCGTTACGCAACATGACGAAGGCGGCGGTGCGGGCCGCCGCTGCAAGTGTTACGTTTTTGGGGAGTAATGAGAACCGGCGCCAAGCCCTGACTGGCCGGTCGGCAACCCTCCCTTTCGCG
This genomic interval from Micrococcaceae bacterium Sec5.7 contains the following:
- a CDS encoding cysteine synthase family protein, producing the protein MSIVTGRHTAPEVDVTADAEAVLAQVGNTPLAPLEVLSKGLGSTIYVKLESDNPGGSIKDRTALSMVRAAERSGVLRPGATIVESTSGNTGIGLALIGALTGHPVVVVTGDTISSEKLAALHRYGARVVLTDWDAPSESPENARAVAARFTADIPGAWRPQQFDNPDNPLAHYQSTAPEIWRQTDGKVTHFVAGIGTGGTISGCGRYLKEKSAGHVEVIGADPFGSTYSGGHAGGILVDGVGNAWPEAEWPKIFDRGMVDRFLRIPNDEVYTTVHRLLNEEGLSLGPSSGLSVAAAVRVALAAPHGSVVVAIAPDAGSNYLSKAFNPVWLAENHIRLAGESVEE
- a CDS encoding aromatic amino acid ammonia-lyase, which encodes MAGVRAPKIFLIGTAQVRARDVAEAAADPSAGVALSAEALELIGRSREVVQNAIDTGHRVYGLNTLLGSGRDTAVEEESLLAYQVQVVRYHHSGIGEMLGPAEVRAVMLARLIGFSRGGSGVRPETARFYVELLNRGVVPAVPRDGSVGSSDLTQLAAVAAVVIGEGQALGPGGALISGARVLADAGLRPLVLAPGEALALVSANSYSIGAGALILGRLLRLADLADTALALSLEATARYDGGGNLSPFSPAVQAAKAVDGQRVSAANVRRLLRGGWLEDSGREVSVQDALSFRAAPQTHGAFRAQVSALEDALAVELNGRGDNPLTDLESGLMVSGGNFQPLQLALAFEALRLGLAHVGISSERRIAKLYPPQRLIRQGNLEAARGIAGRHPEALESEELPGLLWYSAAGLLSELKFLAAPATLGAPTLSADVEDHSTLAPLALQQLERSAEAAEKLLTIEALTAAYLLAEAKKAADSCWSGESAGSGAKVRPPGTGAGAVVVHLAKLLAERLPAAALVERARTELRTVLAELPELTPDGPHGSDLAGGES
- a CDS encoding NtaA/DmoA family FMN-dependent monooxygenase (This protein belongs to a clade of FMN-dependent monooxygenases, within a broader family of flavin-dependent oxidoreductases, the luciferase-like monooxygenase (LMM) family, some of whose members use coenzyme F420 rather than FMN.), encoding MDSKRPRTPKSGPMLHFGWFVGHGFGVQGWGTPGYGIGYDWKKPALYQDAVRAFERSGLDLFIIEDSLTVPDTYGGTSEVSLAQASFAPKHDPLALVPYLLSATEHLGIVPTVSASFYPPFTAARLLATLQHFSHRQLGWNVVTSGSDLAAQNYGLDQQIEHDLRYEKAEEFVDVVRKLWRSWEPDAIREDAEAGIFADHSKVHPINHNGEFFKVRGPLNTAPLPEEPVLVQAGASPRGKAFAGGNADVAIALARGADGMKAYRDSIRAEAAKAGRNPDDVKVLFVLKPTVVGSRAEADELRAARKELTQRDIDSQLNSMSYLSVIDFKQFDLDTPLPELSTNSNRGTLEHFAKAAPPGSTLREILQARSGGAGDSIIGTAEEVADYLEETGAHVGGDGFLFSGFVDPATVHGVLDRLTPVLRRRKLLRTSYGNGGFRQNLLDF